Genomic DNA from Vitis riparia cultivar Riparia Gloire de Montpellier isolate 1030 unplaced genomic scaffold, EGFV_Vit.rip_1.0 scaffold626_pilon_pilon, whole genome shotgun sequence:
aaaaatttaaaaatgattttaaaaaattttaaaatttcgaAAAAAAGGTTAAACAGGACGAGGTGGGACGGATATGAGAATTTTTCATACCCGTCTCATCATGCATATAGATACAAATGGTCCAATGGGAGCAAGAATTTCCAGGAACATTTGGAACATTTCGTTTCTCAGCAGAAGAGCCGTTTTCAAGTAGTGTTCGATCGATTACGTATTAATCAATATTCGATTGATTGGTTTGAGGTTATCGACAAAAAAGATCGtctaatttaatgttttaaataagacaaaaatgaaaattattttaaataaatgagatatgaTTGGGATGGAGGCGAATTGTCTCAAACTCACCTGTTGTTATTCCTATTCAAGGAagatataaaattcaaatcaaattgaATTCAAGGTATCACGTGGATCTTACGTTTGGGCTCTGaactaatttttcttatatggATTATGAAGTGTCTTGGACAATGTCTTATggtaattacttaaaaaaaaatttaattttccattaaCCACCTTCCAAGTTGGCATGTACGAACTCAATATTGAAGGAAGGCTACCTCCCTAAAGCACTAAAAAGGCACAACCATTAAGCCAAGAAATCAAAATGAACTCAAAATTCAAATCCAACCAGCACTAAATTTGACCGTTAATGCAGAAAATTCCAGAAGCAAACCACCCTAATAACCCACCACCTTTCATTGATAATGTCaaaaatgatttaagttgactttaaccCAGAAAGGAGCAATCAGAAGCCTGATATTGATGAGGAGCACAGTAAGTTCCCTGTACCAACGGCTAGTCAACGGAGCTGGCCACAGCTATGGGGAGGGAGTGATCGAAGAAGCGCACACGTCCTCCCCAACACAACTTGTCGGCATCCAATGGAGTtgagttagagagagaaagttaaAGGCGTGGGCACGTGCAGATATAATGAGATAGACTTGGTAAAGTTTGTGATTCCTGAGCCTTTCCTATCCCTTGGAAAAGTCTTCTATCTCATCATACACACTTTCTCAACGTTCCTATTTTCCGTGTTTTGACTTTCTCATGTTTTGAACCTCTCACTCCTATATATAAAACTCTCATCCCAGATCCCTCCCATCTTCAAACATCTCAACTGTCCTCAACAGCTTCaagttcaaattcaaattctacCCTCTGATATTTCTCAAGATTTCTTTTAAACTTGATTCTTGATTCAGCTCATTTTCTTGGTGATGGAAGAAATCGATGTTCCTCCATTTTTCCTCTGCCCGATTTCtttggagattatgaaagaTCCGGTGACGGTGTCAACGGGTATAACGTACGATCGGGAGAGCATCGAGAAGTGGTTGTTTTCCCGCAAAAATAACACCTGTCCGGCGACGAAGCAGGTTCTGTCGGCGGACTCCGATCTGACTCCCAACCACACTCTCCGGCGGCTGATTCAGGCGTGGTGTACTctcaatgcttcaaacggtgtagAGCGTATTCCGACGCCCAAGATTCCGATCAACAAGATCCAGATCGTGAAGCTTCTCAATGATGCTAAGTCTCCACAGTTGCAGATGAAATGTATCGGAAAACTTCGAGCCCTTGCGGCTGAGAGCGACGCCAACAAGCGGTGCATTGAGTCCGCCGGTGCAGTTGAATTCTTAGCTTCAATAGTAAGCAAAGCCAACTTCACAACATTCGAAGAGGAATCAGATAAAGGGCTAGAGTCCAGGAGCGCGAGCAGTGAAGCTCTAAGTATTCTCCATTATCTCCAGGTGTCAGAAGCCGGGCTCAAGAAGCTTGTGGGAAAAAATGGTGAATTTGTGGGGTGCTTGGTACGAGTACTACAACGAGGAAACTACGAGTCTCGAGCTTATGCTGTAATGCTATTGAGTTCGATGCTCCAAGTTGTTGATCCAATACAATTAATCGCCTTGAAACCGGAATTCTTCGTGGAAGCAGTGCAAGTTTTGCAGGATCATATATCTCACCAGGCCACAAAAGCTACACTCAAACTACTAATTGAGGTTTGTCCATGGGGGAGAAACAAGGTCAAAGCAGTGGAAGCCGGCGCAGTTTCGATATTGACAGAGCTTCTTCTCGCTTCTTCAGAAAAAAGGGCTTGTGAGATGATCCTAACGGTGTTGGATCAGCTATGCGGGTGCGCGGAAGGAAGAGCCGAATTGTTGAAGCATGCAGCCGGGATGGCTATAGTGTCAAAGAAGATACTGAGGGTTTCTCACGTGGCAAGTGAACGGGCAGTGAAAATTCTGTATTCCATTTCCAAGTTCTCTGCAACTCCAAGTGTTCTTCAAGAAATGTCGCAGCTGGGTGTTGTGGCGAAATTGTGTTTGGTGCTTCAAGTGGATTGTGGGAGCAGGACCAAGGAGAAAACCAGAGATATCCTCAGATTGCATGCCAGGGCATGGAAGAACTCTCCATGCATACCCACCAATTTACTTTCTTCATATCCATAGGCCCACCGAGAGAACGTGCAAAttcattctttcttattttccccCTTTTGTGTACATAGTTAATTGATTGGATGAATACCTTAGAATAGACTCTCTACATGGGCATTAAGCAGTGCCCACTGAAACATTTTATGGCACATAGATTgctattttcagaaaatttatGTTCCACACAACATTTCAGAGATCCTCTTGTAGTTGGTTGTTCTTGGTCTCCTTCAACGAATCAATTCTTACAATAGTTGAAAATGTCAAGACAGAGATGAACCTTCCCAAAAGAATATGTCACTGAGGTGGTTTACCAGATGAAGAAAACTTtggattttaattaatttttaggctTTGTCTTGAAGTGTGCAGCACATCATCATGCAGAAGCTGGCATTTGGAACACATCCTCAAAATTTCAAGTCCAATATGTACAAGTTTGCTCCTTTGAATTTTCACAGcaataatttttagatcaaATTTGATGATCATCACTGCGGGTCAACCGGGGATTCTAGATCTAATTTTTAACATGACGTTAAGAAAGGGGAGATAGAAGGGTATTCTGTGTACAGCTAgcttactctctctctctctctctctctctctctctctctctctctctctctatatatatatatatatatatatatatatatatatatatatatatatatatatatatcttcaagTATCGAAGGTGGGATTTAAAAGGATCAATGGCT
This window encodes:
- the LOC117910151 gene encoding E3 ubiquitin-protein ligase PUB23-like, whose protein sequence is MEEIDVPPFFLCPISLEIMKDPVTVSTGITYDRESIEKWLFSRKNNTCPATKQVLSADSDLTPNHTLRRLIQAWCTLNASNGVERIPTPKIPINKIQIVKLLNDAKSPQLQMKCIGKLRALAAESDANKRCIESAGAVEFLASIVSKANFTTFEEESDKGLESRSASSEALSILHYLQVSEAGLKKLVGKNGEFVGCLVRVLQRGNYESRAYAVMLLSSMLQVVDPIQLIALKPEFFVEAVQVLQDHISHQATKATLKLLIEVCPWGRNKVKAVEAGAVSILTELLLASSEKRACEMILTVLDQLCGCAEGRAELLKHAAGMAIVSKKILRVSHVASERAVKILYSISKFSATPSVLQEMSQLGVVAKLCLVLQVDCGSRTKEKTRDILRLHARAWKNSPCIPTNLLSSYP